The nucleotide window TTAGCAAGGGGAACTTTAGATTGAGATTTCAAGGATCCGAGGACTGTATTTACTGACGGACCAGGTCAACAACTGTCCAACAAATTCTTGTACAGGTAGCTATTACATACTATAACATCGGAAAAGACGATGTTATACATGTTGAAATTTACGCGAATTAATACGACTCTGGGTGAAAAAGTAAGCTTTTGGTCGACTGCATACCCTAATTCAATCTTGGCGTGAAACCAACGTTTGCATCTTGTTTCGCTTGTAAGCTAATGTGGGGTCAAATTTTGCTCAACAATCACTATTCTGTATGCGTATGTGTCTCTTTTCTTTCCTAGCCATGTTACTAACCACACATCGCTATGCGAAAGCACTGCAGCTCACCCTCGCGGTCATCAAGCCAGATGCAGTTGCGCATCCCGTGATTATGGAGGTGAGTCGCTAAATAACCAGTACTGGGCGAGATAAATGGTATGTTTACATTGTCCTGTAGAAGTCCATGCCTAGGAATTGATTGAGAAGATTATGAATCAACATGCTGTTCATGGTGTCAATTACTCAAGGTGAAATGGGATACAGGCAGAGGAGTTGCAATATACATTTAGAGCCAGTAATCTAGCACGGGTCATTAATCAACCTACCAGGGTGTTGACTAACAGTTCAAAAATCATGTAATCCTCAATCGATCACAGTTAGGGTAATGCTGTAGAGTGTAGAACTTCTCTCCACAATGGTATCTGTTCCCAtggaaataaaagtctcaaaggCTGTGACTCTGTATGTGCATGTtgttaaaaatatatttaaatccTAAACCATGTCCATTGACAGCTCAAGCTCACCAAATGCAGGATTTAATTGGTGAAAACCAGTGACATAAATGTTTTGATGAAATAGGAGACAACATAAAATAGTAACATGAATAGGTTTACATATTTAATAAGTGTATTACATGCAATTTCCTTACAGGCCCTCCACCAGAAAATCCTTGAGAACAACTTTGTCATCGTCCGTTGTCGAGACTTGGTGTGGAGACGACAGGATTCTGAGAAGTTCTATGAAGAACATGCAGGTTAGGCAAAACTAGTATAGGGCTTAAGATCTGTGAAGCATGCAGGGAACAGAGTAAGCTACCCTTATGTGGAGCTATGTGTCTGCATGCTACTATTAACCAGTGTATTATCTCGACCATCTGGCtctcaaaacaataaaaacatCTGTGTCTTTGACTGACCAAGTGAGTAACCTTACATATATATTGAAGAATGACCCGGAATAACTTTTAGTTGTGTGTCTTCATGATTAGGTTTATCATTGTTTCTTTGATGATTTTTGTTTTGCATCATAGGAAGATTCTTCTACCAAAGACTGGTTGAGTTCATGTCAAGGTAGGCTTCCATTTCACAATTTTAGTGGCACTGATTTTACCTATCCTTGATATAGTAGTCTATACCTAATCCTGAAGTGAGAAACAAACAGTCACGTATTCTCTATAGCATGTGTTATATATCTGTCGCCTATTGTACTTACATACATacttacatacagtatgtgaacAGGAAAACAGCTGTTCATATTAAAATGGGGGAAGAGTTTGTTTGAAACTTATTACACTTCCCACTGAGCCAACACATGAAACACCACCTCGCTTTGTAGCTCAGGGCCTGTTTCTTTGAATCATCCCTATCTGGGCTTTGAAGCAGGAACATTGGGCTCTCAATTGTCAGCAGATGGCCATATTTAGAATCCACTCTCAGGGCCCTTGGTTGGGGGAACTGGTGCACACCCTATCTACAAGCATGATGCAGAACACTGAGGACCGCACAATAGTTGAAAAGTAAGAAAGCAGACGGCTGCAGTGTTTTTTctgctgttgccatggcaacctagGCCTTGAGGCATTGCTCCTATCGCTGGGATGAGCGGTGATGTGGGATGTTGCCACACCTGGAGTTGGCCTTTCTGTGTTTTATTTAGCATAAACCATTGGCTAAACATGTTTGATATTCATTGAAAGTAAGCAGTTTTCTCAGTGGAATTGTTGTTAAGAGTGTACTGTCTTTTACAATGTCTGAATACAGACATAAATAACTTGCCCATTGGCTTGTGGTTTTTGAATAATCGTTTTTCAGCTGCTGTATCTATAGTGCCAATGAACCGAGTTGAATTGGTTAAATATGATATAATGTAACAGTAAGGGTAATGATGGCTCTATGTACTCTTAAGTGCTACTATCCTGCTCAATCTCTTCTTCTGTGACTGTCCCACAGTGGTCCGATGAGGGCATACGTGCTTGCCAGAGAGGATGCCATCACTGTCTGGAGGGAGCTCATGGGCCCCACCAGAGTGTTCCGGGCCCGGTTCACATCTCCGACCACAATCAGAGGCCAGTTTGGACTCACAGACACCAGGAACACCAGTCACGGCTCAGGTGTGCACACGGTCTCTTTCACGACGGTGCAAATTCCTTTGCCATGCCCATCCATTTTGATGTGGGGACCAACAGTTTCCAACTTTATATTACTCTGTCTAGATTTTATATATTAGTCATTCATATGTTTTAGCAGCCATTATTGTATTAACCTGTATTCATCTTTCTGTGAACTTTCATTGGTAATATATTTTCTACTTGTGTGTTTCTTGGACTGGTTGAATAACACAACATATTTTCCATCCTTTCTGATCTTCAGATTCGTTGGAGTCGGCGCAGCGAGAGATCGCCTTCTTCTTCCCAGAGTTCCGTGTGGAGGAgtggatggagaaggaggagcccTCATTCAGGAGGGGTCTGATGGAGTACGACCAGCagagacacatccacacactaccCGCTCCTCGCTGAGCTCAGATCACACCAACATACGATCCCTGCTCGACTCACAGTAACTCGGTGGTTCTCAAGCTTTGGGCCTTGATCCCCTGGAGAACGTCAAGCGATTGAATGGGGATGTAGTAAGGACTTCCGGACAGGATTAAAGTACCAATATGTTGCTTTAGATAAAAATATGATTATAAGGGGAGGCTAAACACATTTTTTCCAATTTGCAAGACCTGACCTGAACAGGTCTGAAAAGCACTGCAGTAACTGATCCTGGAGCAGATCTGAACCAAACCTGATATTTTAATGTTTATGTGTATTTCCTTAGTACTCTTCCATTTAGAAAAAATGTTTTTGCTTGGGTCTCACTGGAGTGTCAGGTGGGCGGCCTTTTTGGGAAACGCTTATTTATTTCATTGTGTTTATATGAAATCTATCAAGTACACACAAGTAGATTTGTTTCTCTTCCAAATAAGCCCATGGTTATGTTACAGTACATAATATGTATTACCATAAGAATACCACTGaaagtgtgtcttgtgtgtataATACATTCACCCTTGACATGTTTTATACGGAACAAAGTGTAATGTTTGACTGTAGATTTGTTTAAATAATAATGTTCTACTTTGATAAGAACTTAGATAAGCAAACTTAACGATGCCATACAACTTCCATGAAGTGATTTCATTTAGGAAAAACTAAGAATTAAGTAGTAAACTGTATGATTTATTTTCAGTACAAATGTAGACTGTTCTGATACACCTGACAGGATAAGGTAAGCCAAGAAGACAGTGTACAATGTGCCCTATTACAATTCATACAAAATATAAAATGGGTTGTTATCCAGTTATAGCCGCTGTACATCATGTAGACACAAACCATGTCTAAACCAGCCAACCCTGCTATACTACATGTACTGTAGTTGTACAAGAGTGCACATGCTTGTCAAGTTCATGAATGCAGTTTGATAGAACATCTTAGGAAATGTCTAAATTCTATATAAATGAATATATGTCCTTCACGCCGTTCCCGGTTTCACAGTGTTAACCTTGAATAACAATGGTTTTTGTCTGTGATAAAATAGTATGTACTGTTTGAAATAGGATTGTCGTTAAGGTTTCTTCTCACGCTGTTTTGTGGGAAGAAAGAACATGTCTGACATTGGAGGTTTGTTGCATTGCTTTAACCAGCCAAGTAGACCTCTTGTAAACATGATCCTCTAAAAGAACACTTGTTATTAGCAAAGACGAAACACGACCAGTCACAGATAGAAATACATGTACATTGCAAAACATCAAACTTTAACACTTCCTACAAAGGGCGAATAGCTAGTTCACTAGTGAAACTATTATATCAGTTTCAAAAGCTCAAAAGGCCTTGGAAACTGTTGGTCCGAAgtcctgtttaaaaaaaatacaatatactCTTTCAGAAGAAGCCTTGAGTTTTTCACTCATAAAAGTCCTTATCACGGTATTCAACAGCTTTTGGTCGTTATAGTTTGTAGGTACTTTAGCTCAGGTCTCTCAGTGcacctctgtgttctctgttgtCACTTCCTTCAGAGCCTCCATAGGCTTCATCACCTCGTAGGTAGTGAGGGACTTCTCCTTGATCTTGCCACTCTTGTCGACTTGACGAATGCTCTGTGTCACCGTGATGGTGACCTGTTTGGTGGACATTCTGTTGTCCTGCCACTTTGTCTTTGGGTggaatagaggaggaggagggaaggaatgaAGAGTTTAGGACTTTAAGAGGCGTAAGGGAGTCTAGCTGAGTGAGGGCAAGGATGAGATGACTGAAGCTCACCCATCTCTTAGATACTATTGGCACATAGTGTAAGGCTACTGCATTCAAGTGACCAGAATGGTGgccagagaggagtgtgtgaggagtaAATGGATGACTCGTGGCAAGACACTAAGTCAGCAGATCCATTACACATTAACCATGTGACACATGGCTCATTAAATGCTATTTGTTTCCAGAACATCCAGTGAGATACAGGCTGATCAATGGCTCAAGTCAGACCTAAGTGTGTCCAGATacacagaaagacaggaaggTGTCAAACTATTTGTCAAATCAATCCACAAAGGAAAGGGCAAGATTAAAAAGTAATTGTAGGCCGGTAAAGAGTAACTCACAATTTCTTCTGTGCGAAGGACACTCCTGCGCTGTACGGTTGTGCCAGTGGAAGGTAATGACACATCCTGGTGTTGGGAGGCCAGTATTGCAGGCAGACTGTCAGGATTTCCTCTATCAAGGCTGGCCTCAGACATGGCAGAGCAAACCTTCAGGTAGGCCTGGGCAGGAGTAGGCACGCCATCATCAAAGAAATCTGCAACTGAAAAACAAAGGAGGTTGGTGGTGTCTAAAGCACTTCCTACACTACTATTATTTTGTTCTGTAATGCAATAAAGTTTCAAGGACTAGTGGTTGAATAGATGAAAACCATGTTTGGTACTTCTGAGTCTTTGTTTTCAAGACGAACGTGTGGGTTTAGTAAGACCTGGTCCAGTGATTAAATTTCCCTCTGCATCGTCCTGTTGAAAATTTCAATTGGCACTCGGCTTTGATACAGGTTTAGTATTTTCAGCAAGTAGAACAGCTTATTTCTCCTCACATGGACCAAAGGCTCTATGGCAGCCTCTAAAGACTGTAGCCATCTCCTTAGCAACCAGAGAGGCCTCATGGCAACATTCAATTGGTAGCTTTTGATACACCCCCCATTGAAGCGTTCATCCTCCCACATCAAAGAGTACTGGTGCCTGGATATACAGAATTGTTAACTGTGGCCAATTTAGATAGGATTCCATCCCCCTTTGCATTGTAAAATGCTGTGTGTTCCCTGTTGAGTATCTGGCTGTAAAGACCAATTCTTACTGTACAATCCTCTGAATTAAACACTTGATTGGTGCAATGGCTTTTGTCGTAAACACAATGACCAAACACAGCGTGACTGCATTCAAAAACAAAATCAAAATAACAAAAAAGACATACTCTGCTCTCAAAACAGTATTTTCTACCCCGCAGAAGAGTAATAAATTGATATTTAATTACTGCGGACATTATACGTTAACATAATTCTATAAAATATGAGTACAACTACTGGAAAATATTCTCAGTCTGTAAAGCCCAAAGGGTCATCTTTGAATCTGTGCTGTGCGATATTCCCCTTTGAGAACTGGTCAGAAGACACCTTCTCTCCTACTCGTCCTGATCTAGGAAAGCAACTGTACTTAGATGACAGAATAGATAACAGCTGTGCAGAAGGTCACAGGCTAGGTGTGAACTACCCAAATATCAACAACAATGCCCTGACATACCCTGTGCCCACTGAGTCATCTCCATAGATCCAACATTCATGACACTTCTTTAGAGAATCAAGGAGAACACAAGCATTGGGAATAACACGTCTGGCATATCAAATCGTTAAGAGGTTGACAAGAAGACTTTAATTTAGCCTAATTCCGATTTGACTCCCTTCAAACAACAGAAGAAGAAAGGAAGACAGAAGAAAGGAAATTGGACTGAATGTAAGAATACAGCTTGGTGGATGTGAACACAAGCCAGATCTTTTAAAGATGTCTACTACCAGGGGTGTCGCTTTTTTCAGAAATGAAGCCCATCTCGGAGGAGTTCTCTGACGGGATGCTGTGTATGGACGACAGGGGGATGTCTGTGTCGGTGCTTGGTAGCCATGTTGACTCTGTCTCCTTGGTCCAGCTCTCCAGGTACCGTGGCTCCAAAGCATCTGTTCTGCTGCCACCACAACCCATGGTTCTCTACTGAGAGAACCTGTTAGATCCCACCCCGGGTAAGGTTAGGACCAGTCAGGTGTCCAGTGTTTTCTTCCTGAAGCTAAAATGACAATGAGGTTCAACAGTATTTATTGGTTGAAGTTTGTACATTGTTGTTCCTCATTCAGATAGTGTCTTTGTTTCTGGTGAGTTTCAATGATGCGACTATGGATTGAATTGGACAGACTTGGAGGCTGATCTAACCAGTCACCTGCACTCTCACTCCCCATTGGTCTTTTGACATCACAGTCATTGGCAGACTTCCTAAATGATATGACCtgtaaacaaaccaaaaaaaatTTAACCCTTGGAATAAGCTCTCCCTATTGAGTGACATTGATAAACTCAAATGGTATCACAGTGTCATATATGCTCATTTCTGCCATGTTTATTTCTTGACTAAAATCAGAGAGTGGCAATCttaactgatttaaaaaaatgtgtgcCACATTTTCTCCCAACACAAGAACAAAAATAAAGTCATTAATTATATGCTACATAGAAAAAGATTATGTATCGAACGGACTCATCGCACTCATTTTCACCGGCtatagaaaaacaaaaacaaacgtgAAGCACTGATCTAATGAACGTATCGCATACACGGGATATAGATAATGCGAAGCAGAACTCATTGATTTGGCGCAATAAACACTACATTTTCTGGCCAATAAATGGTAGCATAAGGCCTACTTACTATTGATGTAAATCCGCCTCACATCTATGGATCCGTGATTCTAAAGATGCGCTAGCTAGTATAATTTGATGTAAAAAATGACACTCCTCCACTCAgtacgcgtgcgtgcgtgcgtgcctgtCCATGTGATTGTGTTTGGTCTGTAGGTGGCCTATTCTTATGCCATCTGGTTTTATTACAGCACCCTGTTGGCGATGCATTAGCCTACTATAAAGACATAAACATAGCGTGGTTGCTCTAAACCGGCTCTAAACACCTCTGACGCACCTATCTGCACATGATAAGAGTTAATCGGGTTTATGATGTGCACCACGTGCTGAGATTGCTCAGCTTTCTCGACTTTTGAAGAAAAACGTAATTAAAACATTATTTATAATTTGTTAATGGCCTCTATTTATCACATTTCACATATATCCAATCACAGATCACATTTTATTAGATTTATTTCAATATTAGACTAATTTATTGTAAGTTTATTTGCTTAATTCAAAAGGTTGTCAGTTGTCATGAATACGCTAGACCTAGATGTTTTCGTAATATGTAAagctttaatttcataaataggCATACGTGCATTCTTTTACACGTAGTAGGCATAAAAAGATTAGGCTAGGAGAGGAATTACACGTAGAAAAATACGAAAGCCGAGATAGTGTAGGCCTACCTTAATGTCCACAAGGGGGCAGTAACGATTAAGTTGTGTTTCTGGTGGGTGTTCGGTTCGAGAAACAGGTGGCAGTTTGGTTTAAATATGAATTTGCTATGTTCAATCCCGTATATCACATATATAATGAGTTAATCTTTGGGCCTATCATTAGATGTGCTCTGAAATATTTACAAACATTACAATCTGACAACAACATACCATACCAAAAAGTACCTAATCAAATGATAATCAAAAAATCAAAGAAATCACCTTATACATTCAAACTGTGGATAGAATTAACAATATTTTTGTTAAAGGGAAGAGTAGATGTGTAAGTCTAAAGTAATATCTTAAAATGAAACAGTTAAGACAGATAGGGTAACATTCAATAGTAGTTGCTACTCCCTCAGTAGGCCAACTGCATTTCCATAATTAATTGCTTTATTTCTGACTTGGCAGTGAAGAGGCCATACATCACAGCAGTGTGAATACTATAGAGTCAGCATGGGTTGGGGATTTCCATAATTAACTTGAGAAGCTGTACATAAAAGtatgtattttgtttatttgaatgtggaaatgtaaataaataaagagtTGTTTGGCACCTGAGTACGTCACACTAATATTGCAGTTGCtcacatttatttttctttaaatCGGAAATAATTTGGGATGTTACAACAAAACTACTGAATCTTACGTAAACAGATTGTGCTAATGGGGCAGTTACATCCTCATACCTGTCACAGAATGCTCTGACAATCTAACAAATAACCACACATGACATACCAGGATCAGTACAAGATCTAGCAAAGTATACATGTTTGGACAGTCAAAACACCAATATTGACATTCTTACTATTGTATTAGAAACATGTAACCTATATCTAAAATCCCAGACTTGTGATTAAGGATTTAGCTACACTGAATCTAATTACCCTGAGTCACACAGCTCCAGCCCTCACTTAACTCTCTGTCACCACCTTAATGAATCCTAGTTCTCATCACTGCCCAGTCAGTGCAAGACCTGATTTCTGTTGATTTGTGTGCCCTGCCGACAGGCAGTTCACACGCTATCGGACTGGACATCGACAGACCTGTCTGCACGTTACACTGGCGATTCATGGAGCAAAATGACCCACACAGGGACTGGTGCAAATGCCTTTGCAGTCTCTAAGCAacacatgattgtgtgtgtgtgtatgtgtgtgtatgtttgtgtgtatctgaggtTTCACTCAGGTATGGGCACCAACTAATATAGAAACTATAACCTATACTTTATACTGTATAAGTAAGAGCTCCttttaatgtgtgtatgtgctaagCATTATTTCCAAGGCGATTGATGAACACAAGGCCAGCAGCAGAGCTGTGTATTTGAGTAAGAGTGTGTAGACATTTGACATTGTGTGACTGCCATGTGTATTGTGTCTATGTAAAGCATAAGCTGTGGCATACGACTGTAGCTGGAGAAGTTTGATAACAAATAATAAGCATTCTTCACTGGTCCATGAGGCttagggggaagaggagagaggggacttTGGCAGCGCTAGGAGGAGAGGCAACTTTGTGTTTCTGGGACTGTTTGTATTTGGGGGGCGACAAGTGAGCCAAATGCAGGGAATGTGAGCCGAAGCCAGAATGGTACTGAGGCTTCATAAAGACAGACTGAGTTACGGATTAGAACACTCTGCCTGGATACACCATCCATCTAGTGGTTATCATTATTCATTCATGTGTCGATCCATTCATTCATCTCTCTATTAATGCTAGgaatctctgtttgtgtgtgtttgtgtgtccatgttAGTCTCCTACGATTATCTGGAGAATCGGGCACTCTGCAAAATTAATGGTCCTTaagtgtcctttttataatccaacggacTGCAGTGCCACGCCGCGATTGACGTTGTTCGGATCAGCATTTTGAATTTTTTCACATAAGTGAATGTGTAAATGCGCACAAACTCTTAACACTAAATCAACTACACATTATTAGGCACTATGCGCCTAATAATGACtatagttcaagtaatctgtatttgtgtgtttcactgacatcttaatcaccgactgcatcacgggcactatgcACTAATTCAGTATAACTACTGAACACATATTTCAGTTGTAGGCATGGTGTTTCAATTTATGAAAGCACCTTTTCAATGATGCCAGTGTTGTACACAAACTTGATAGACTTGATGTCTCTATGAGAATACTGATTGTGTAAACTCTACATCTGAGTCATTCAGTCATGAAGAAGATTGCATGTGATGACTGTAGACAGAGTGACCTTTAACCTCTGCTCAAAGTAACATTTGCATTGTTGCATTCAAATGCTGTACCACACTTAAgcgaacagattgacaaaagCTCCCCTCCATTCGGGGAAATTATCATGCAACAGAGATAGTCAGGAAATTCTTACCTACAAGGAATGAGGCTACATTAATCTCAAAGCTATAATTATTCACAGTTAGTCAGAGGCTCATATCATCTGTGTGCAGTTAGGCTTAGAAATGTTATTGTTCCTCTTTTTCCTCTATTTCAAAGACCCCCTCCCACTACATAGTCTTCAGGCAATCAGCAGGATAGTTTATTTCTAAATAAATTCAGGCCTAACACCATAGAAGCCCATGCAAATAATACTTTTACTAACAGGCACCTGCATGTAAgtaaataaatatgttttagAGTATGGGTAGCCTATCAAATCACACCTCTCAATTATTCCCACTGGACACTAGGTGGACTGAAGCAATGTTCTAGTTCCTTATTCTATTTCCTTATCAACATTCTAGTTATTATCTAGTTTCTTATCCGATCTCTCAATTAGGCCTACAAGAAAATCTTACCAGAGTCACACTAGGTGTGGAGGACCCTGGAATTGGATTGCCTCTTATCTTTGCTACCCCAAATCCATCCGCAAATCGCGAACATTTCCTCCGTTGCCAAAGCAACGAGAGCTTTGGCTGAATTGGGCACTGCCAAGGGTCAAGGCTAAGCCGCATCAATCACGTTTTCTTGGCAGCGTGACGCGCTTTGCGCACGCTGACACTTGTTCCCACTCCTAGCACCGGTCCAGCGTTCTCGCTCTTACATCAACATCTGCGCTAATGTGATGTCTTTCATTATTGCAAAGTGCTATCACCAAAATCCCACCAAAAAACAGTGTTCGAGGTGTCTGACGGTATTGTTCAAAAAAGTATATAGGCCTAATATAGAATATAGGCTATAGCCAATGCTAACATAAAAGTGTGATTATGCAACTTTTCACTTAGTAGCTACCTATGCCTTTAAGC belongs to Osmerus eperlanus chromosome 8, fOsmEpe2.1, whole genome shotgun sequence and includes:
- the nme6 gene encoding nucleoside diphosphate kinase 6, whose protein sequence is MLLTTHRYAKALQLTLAVIKPDAVAHPVIMEALHQKILENNFVIVRCRDLVWRRQDSEKFYEEHAGRFFYQRLVEFMSSGPMRAYVLAREDAITVWRELMGPTRVFRARFTSPTTIRGQFGLTDTRNTSHGSDSLESAQREIAFFFPEFRVEEWMEKEEPSFRRGLMEYDQQRHIHTLPAPR
- the baalcb gene encoding brain and acute leukemia cytoplasmic protein, whose protein sequence is MGCGGSRTDALEPRYLESWTKETESTWLPSTDTDIPLSSIHSIPSENSSEMGFISEKSDTPVADFFDDGVPTPAQAYLKVCSAMSEASLDRGNPDSLPAILASQHQDVSLPSTGTTVQRRSVLRTEEITKWQDNRMSTKQVTITVTQSIRQVDKSGKIKEKSLTTYEVMKPMEALKEVTTENTEVH